A DNA window from Anoplolepis gracilipes chromosome 13, ASM4749672v1, whole genome shotgun sequence contains the following coding sequences:
- the LOC140672313 gene encoding ATP-dependent DNA helicase pif1-like — MIEDFVNNNVVDPENMPLNHIQEILRNNGSSCENFQLPNPIPVNIYVTEYNVDEEKRRGSGKTYLFNTFLSVIRGRNEMVIPCASTGIAATLLKGRRTYHSLFKLSIPIDDGAKSNIRGNSQATRELISAKLIIWDEVSMTVGHALTAVDKLFKDLMKNERPFGGKVILLLITAGDFRQNLPVVPYAQKAAIIESTVKYNPIWRNVTQVKLQQNMRTGEEKEFANWLMQLGDESP; from the exons ATGATTGAAGACTTTGTAAACAACAATGTTGTCGACCCTGAAAATATGCCTTTAAATCATATACAAGAAATTCTGAGAAATAATGGAAGTAGTTGTGAAAACTTTCAATTGCCAAATCCAATTCCAGTGAATATTTACGTCACAGAGTATAATGTGGATGAAGAAAAAAGACGtg GAAGTGgaaaaacttatctatttaacacatttttgaGTGTTATTCGAGGAAGAAACGAGATGGTTATTCCATGTGCTTCAACTGGCATTGCTGCAACACTTCTTAAAGGAAGAAGAACTTATCACTCTCTGTTTAAGCTTTCAATTCCAATTGATGATGGAGCTAAATCAAATATCAGAGGAAACTCTCAAGCTACACGAGAACTGATCTCTGCAAAACTCATCATATGGGATGAAGTGAGCATGACTGTTGGACATGCCTTAACAGCAGTTGATAAACTCTTCAAGGATCTGATGAAGAATGAAAGACCATTTGGaggaaaagtaattttattacttattactgCAGGAGATTTCAGACAAAATCTTCCCGTAGTGCCATATGCACAAAAAGCAGCTATAATTGAATCGACTGTAAAATACAACCCTATATGGAGAAATGTAACTCAGGTTAAACTACAGCAAAATATGAGAActggagaagaaaaagaatttgcaaATTGGCTAATGCAACTAGGAGAtg AATCACCATGA